One window of Deinococcus depolymerans genomic DNA carries:
- a CDS encoding cytochrome c produces the protein MFLPTTARLPLALLTLSLLTLAGVTTGAPATPPTPAQAQQVRGETLYVLACAMCHGDRLEGLSGPSLRGESFEAAFASMPPLGLHDLIRDTMPDGLRGSLTPQEVLDLTAYLLRENGRVLPEGGLDANALSELLARDGHPRP, from the coding sequence GTGTTCCTGCCCACCACCGCGCGCCTTCCGCTGGCCCTGCTGACCCTGTCCCTGCTGACCCTGGCCGGCGTGACGACCGGCGCGCCCGCCACGCCCCCCACGCCTGCCCAGGCGCAGCAGGTGCGCGGCGAGACGCTGTACGTCCTGGCCTGCGCCATGTGCCACGGCGACCGCCTCGAGGGCCTGAGCGGCCCCAGCCTGCGCGGCGAGAGTTTCGAGGCGGCGTTCGCGTCCATGCCGCCCCTGGGCCTGCACGACCTGATCCGCGACACCATGCCGGACGGACTGCGGGGCAGCCTGACCCCGCAGGAGGTGCTGGACCTGACCGCCTACCTGCTGCGCGAGAACGGCCGGGTGCTGCCCGAAGGGGGCCTGGACGCGAACGCCCTCTCCGAACTGCTGGCGCGGGACGGGCACCCGCGCCCCTGA